A window of the Motacilla alba alba isolate MOTALB_02 chromosome 26, Motacilla_alba_V1.0_pri, whole genome shotgun sequence genome harbors these coding sequences:
- the LOC119711866 gene encoding potassium voltage-gated channel subfamily A member 3-like, which produces MDERRSLLYSPAASSAGRQPRGGSSSSHHNLGYTEQPPPAAPQPGPEQQEEEGEEGEEGSMTVVGGGGGGDPLLEEPQHPPALLGGDRYDQPPAPAVPAGQPAGAGEHECCERVVINISGLRFETQLKTLAQFPETLLGDPRKRMRYFDPLRNEYFFDRNRPSFDAILYYYQSGGRIRRPVNVPIDIFSEEIRFYQLGEEAMEKFREDEGFIREEQRPLPEREFQRQVWLLFEYPESSGPARGIAIVSVLVILISIVIFCLETLPEFRDDHDYEGTGGTFGTGSGPLSPDVFTNSSSSPASMVSSFTDPFFVVETLCIIWFSFELLVRFFACPSKATFSKNIMNIIDIVAIIPYFITLGTELAERQGNGQQAMSLAILRVIRLVRVFRIFKLSRHSKGLQILGQTLKASMRELGLLIFFLFIGVILFSSAVYFAEADDPSSGFSSIPDAFWWAVVTMTTVGYGDMHPITIGGKIVGSLCAIAGVLTIALPVPVIVSNFNYFYHRETEGEEQAQYMHVGSCQHLSSSEEMKKARSNSTLSKSEYMVIEEGGINHSAFKQAAFKAGNCTTTNNPNCVNIKKIFTDV; this is translated from the coding sequence ATGGACGAGCGCCGGAGCTTGCTCTACTCTCCGGCCGCCTCCTCCGCCGGCCGGCAGCCGCGGGGCGGCTCgagcagcagccaccacaaCCTGGGCTACACCGAGcagccgccccccgccgccccccagCCGGGCCccgagcagcaggaggaagagggcgaagaaggggaggaaggcagCATGACCGTGGtgggaggcggcggcggcggggaccCTTTGCTGGAGGAGCCCCAGCATCCTCCTGCGCTGCTCGGGGGGGACCGCTACGATCAGCCCCCGGCGCCGGCCGTGCCCGCCGGGCAGCCCGCGGGCGCTGGGGAGCACGAGTGCTGCGAGCGCGTGGTGATCAACATCTCCGGGCTGCGCTTCGAGACCCAGCTCAAGACCCTGGCACAGTTCCCCGAGACGCTGCTGGGGGACCCCCGGAAGAGGATGCGTTACTTCGACCCCCTCCGCAATGAGTATTTTTTCGACCGTAACCGGCCCAGCTTTGACGCCATCCTCTACTACTACCAGTCGGGCGGGCGCATCCGGCGTCCCGTCAACGTCCCCATCGACATCTTCTCCGAGGAGATCCGCTTCTACCAGCTGGGggaggaggccatggagaagtTTCGGGAGGACGAAGGTTTCATTCGGGAGGAGCAGCGGCCGCTTCCCGAGAGGGAGTTTCAGCGCCAGGTGTGGCTCCTCTTCGAGTACCCCGAGAGCTCTGGGCCGGCCCGAGGCATTGCCATTGTCTCTGTCCTGGTCATCCTTATCTCTATTGTCATCTTCTGTCTGGAGACCCTGCCTGAATTCAGGGACGACCATGACTAtgagggaactggggggacCTTTGGCACAGGCAGCGGCCCTCTCTCACCTGATGTCTTCACCAACTCCTCGTCCTCGCCTGCTTCCATGGTGTCATCCTTCACCGACCCTTTCTTTGTGGTGGAGACTTTGTGCATCATCTGGTTCTCCTTTGAGCTGCTGGTCCGTTTCTTTGCCTGCCCCAGCAAGGCCACCTTCTCCAAGAACATCATGAACATCATTGACATTGTGGCCATCATCCCTTACTTCATCACGCTGGGCACGGAGCTGGCCGAGCGGCAAGGCAATGGCCAGCAAGCCATGTCCTTGGCCATCCTCAGAGTCATCCGCCTCGTCAGGGTCTTCCGCATCTTCAAGCTCTCCCGGCACTCCAAGGGGCTGCAGATCCTGGGGCAGACCCTCAAGGCCAGcatgagggagctgggcttgctcatcttcttcctcttcattgGCGTCATCCTCTTCTCCAGCGCCGTTTACTTCGCGGAAGCCGATGACCCCAGCTCGGGGTTCAGTAGCATCCCCGATGCCTTCTGGTGGGCCGTGGTCACCATGACCACCGTGGGCTACGGGGACATGCACCCCATCACCATTGGGGGCAAGATCGTGGGGTCTCTGTGCGCCATCGCGGGGGTGCTGACCATCGCCCTCCCCGTGCCCGTCATCGTCTCCAACTTCAACTATTTCTACCACCGGGAGACGGAGGGTGAGGAGCAAGCCCAGTACATGCACGTcgggagctgccagcacctctCGTCCAGCGAGGAGATGAAGAAGGCTCGCAGCAATTCCACCCTCAGCAAGTCCGAGTACATGGTGATCGAGGAAGGGGGGATCAATCACAGTGCATTCAAACAGGCTGCCTTTAAAGCAGGCAACTGCACAACCACAAACAATCCCAACTGTGTGAACATCAAAAAGATCTTTACGGATGtttaa